One Glycine soja cultivar W05 chromosome 2, ASM419377v2, whole genome shotgun sequence genomic region harbors:
- the LOC114374741 gene encoding uncharacterized protein LOC114374741, which produces MALDERLVAKDKEDVSSSQKNRAIQGRHDGNGASGDRFTHYAGYTRLSRIEFPRFNGDNVKEWLYQCETYFLMDETPPEVKTNWEEYVQILTERFGDACDDPMAELMNLRQKGTISEYHEQFDAIMTRLDLPANYSLSCFLGGLKIEVQMMVRMFQPSQ; this is translated from the exons ATGGCATTGGACGAAAGGCTAGTCGCCAAAGACAAAGAGGATGTCAGCTCTTCTCAGAAGAATCGGGCAATACAAGGGCGTCACGATGGCAATGGGGCCTCAGGTGACCGATTTACACATTATGCTGGCTATACTAGGTTATCAAGAATTGAGTTTCCTAGATTTAATGGGGATAATGTGAAAGAATGGCTATACCAATGCGAAACTTACTTCTTGATGGATGAAACCCCTCCAGAAGTTAAAACCAA TTGGGAAGAATATGTTCAAATCTTGACTGAAAGATTTGGGGATGCTTGTGATGATCCTATGGCTGAGCTAATGAATTTGAGACAGAAGGGTACCATTAGTGAGTACCATGAGCAATTTGATGCCATCATGACACGATTGGATTTACCAGCAAACTACTCCTTAAGTTGTTTCTTGGGAGGGTTGAAAATTGAGGTGCAAATGATGGTTCGTATGTTTCAACCCAGCCAATGA
- the LOC114374722 gene encoding uncharacterized protein LOC114374722, giving the protein MRSNQLLAKQSKCYFGVPQVEYLGHVIYIEGVSTDPAKIVAVQNWPMSATLKQLIGFLGLAGYYRRFVRNYGTMARPLTEMLKKDKFQWTPAAKIAFQQLQESFTSASVLSMPNFT; this is encoded by the coding sequence ATGAGATCAAACCAGTTGTTAGCCAAACAATCCAAATGTTACTTTGGTGTGCCTCAGGTGGAGTACTTAGGgcatgttatatatattgaagGGGTTTCAACAGACCCTGCCAAAATAGTGGCAGTCCAAAATTGGCCTATGTCTGCTACTCTTAAGCAACTTATAGGGTTTTTGGGCTTGGCAGGTTACTATAGAAGATTTGTAAGGAATTATGGTACTATGGCCAGACCATTGACTGAAATGCTAAAAAAGGACAAGTTTCAGTGGACTCCTGCAGCCAAAATAGCCTTTCAACAACTCCAAGAGTCCTTCACCTCTGCATCTGTCTTGTCTATGCCTAATTTCACATAG